The Synergistales bacterium genomic interval GGCCCGGCGCTCTGTTATCCCCCTCACCGCCGCTTTTCCTCTGCAGGGATCGCTCTGGATTCTTCGATTGCCAGAAGCAGCTGGGCGCTGTCCCAGACCGAGAGGCTCTCCGCGTCGAGCCCGGCAGCCAGTCTCTCGGCCACCATGGAGGCGAAGAGGCCGTCCTCCAGGGCCGCCGCCAGCCGGAGCACCTGGGCCCAGTGGCCGTAGGCCATCCCTCCGCCGCAGGCCTTTCCCTGCGCCGGGGCGCCGGTGGTCAGCGAGTAGGCATTGGCCACCGAGGGCCAGCGGGACTTGATGAAGGAGAGCACCCGCCGGGCCGCATCGGGGGCGCTCCCGGTGATCTCCAGGGCGATGGCGGCGCTGTCGCCCGGTTTGGCCAGGTTGTTGGGCGAGTAGTGGGGCGAATCCATGCAGACCGCGTAGAGACTCTTCATCTCCGGGTCGAAGACGGAATGGAAGAGCCCCCACTCCGTCTGGGCGGCCAGCACGAAGCCCAGCGACCAGTCGGCCACATCGGCGAACTCGCTGCTCTCCAGGGTCTCGCCCACCTCCCGCAGCAGGTCCGGCGCGTAGCCCATGGTGAAGCTGTTGGTGGCGAAGGCCTCCTCGCTGTAGTTGTAGTAGTTGCGGATCATCCAGTGGCCGCCGCTCTTCCACTGGTGCCAGAGATACCCCCGGAGCAGCGAGACCGCCCGCTCCCCGTAGACCGGCACCTTCCAGACCCGGTAGGCCCGCCAGTAGGCCGCGGCGGCCAGGAAGGTCTCGGTGGTGCCCGAGGCGTCCGGCGGGGTGCCGGGGCGCACCCGCCAGCAGACGGTGACCACCTGGCAGTCCCCGGCGTCGCTGCGGACGCAGAACCGCTCCTCCAGCGCCGAGGCCAGATCGCCGAAGAGCTCCCTCCGGCCGGACCGGACGGCGTAGAGCATCATGGTGGCGTGGTCCACCGCATAGGCGTCGCCGCCCTTCCGCAGGAAGAGACCGTCATCGCGGAAGGCGGCGACAAGCCGCTCCCGCAGCGGCGTCTCGAAGCCTTCAAGGCCCTCCCCCGCCGCCGGGGAAGGCCACAGCCAGAAGAGGCAGACCACAAGCAGCAGTCATACCCTGCCGTATCCCTCCGTCGTTGCCCTCACTGCCTTCATCGCGTCACCTCCAGATCCGGATCAACCAGATGCCAGGCGCCGTTGGAAAAGACCGGCGCGCTCCCGCCCCCTCCCCCGCCGGCGGGGAGCAGCCGGTAGGCCGGTGAAGGGGCCCCTTCGGAATCCAGTCTTGCGGGGAGCACAAAGGGACGGTCCATCCCGGAGAGAAACCAGACAAGCCGCGCCCGCGGCGACGGCGACGCCACGGCCTCCCCTTCCCCCAGATGTCTTTGGAGGAACGAAGCAGCCTCCAGATGGGGGCCGTAGAGCTCGCCGTAGACATGCTCCCCCGCCAGAGCGCCCTGCCAGGCCCGCACCACCGGCGAGGTCTGCGGCAGCTCCCACCAGGTGACGCCCGCGAAGAGCACCAGCAGCACCGCCACAGCGACCTGCCCGCCGCCCCGGGGCAGCGCCGGGAGGAAGCCCGCCGCCAGAAAGAGGCCGAAGGAGAGCAGAAAGAGGGGGTCGTAGGCGTCCACCCTGACGAGAAAGAGCCACATGCCGCACCAGATGGCCAGATGGATCCACCAGAAGCGCGCGAAGATCCCCGGGGCGTGCCGCTCGCCGCTCCGCCGGTGCCGGCGCAGGATGCAGAGGCCGATACAGAGCCCCAGCAGAAGCAGCACCAGAAAGGAGAGCACCGGCAGCGCCCCCCCCTGGAGCGGCGGCGCCACCATCGGGAAGAGCGAGCCCTGCCGGCCGTAGAGCCAGTGCAGAAAGCCCCACCCCGCCGCGAGCAGGCAGAAGGGCGTGAAGACCACCACATAGAGCGCCCATTTCTGCTGCACCCCCCCGGGGAAGACCAGCCAGAGCCCCGCGGCGAGCCCCAGGAGATAGCCCAGCGCCATGGGATGGGCGAAGGGGGCGAGGCCCAGGCTCAGCCCGGCGATAAAGAGCCAGAAGGTGGTGCCCTCCAGGGAGTAGAGCAGCAGCGCGTGGGCCGCCAGCCCTGCCAGCGCCAGCGCCAGCGCGCCGGCGGGGCTGGAAAGCGCCAGGAAGAGCAGCGGCAGGGCCCCCAGGAGGAGCAGCGCGTAGAGCCCCCGCAGCAGCGGCGTGGCGGGGACGTGGCGGAGCACATTGACCAGCACCGCCGCCACAGCCAGGGCCCCGAAGGTGGAGAGCAGCGGCCAGGCCACCTCCGGGCCGAGCCACCCCACCGCGTGGTAGAGCATGTTGGTCAGCATGGGCGTGGCGAAGAGGCTGTCCGCAAAGCCGCAGCAGCTGGAGATACGGAACTGCACGATCCTGTCGATCCCCTCGGGGAGCAGAAAGCGGCCGTAGAGCCAGTGCAGCAGCAGGTAGCAGAGCGGCGCGCCCAGGATCAGGGCGAAGACGTCCTGCTTCTGAGTATGCGCGGTGGGTGGGCTACTTCTTGGCCAGGCCATGGACGGTCTTCTCCCAGTAGAAGGGCTTGGTGAAGAGCTGCCAGAGCGCCTTGTAGGCGGCGATGGAGTGCAGGATCCAGTAGAAGGGGTTGACCAGGGCGTAGAGGGTCAGCTGGAACTGGTCGCGCCGGAAGACCGCCAGCATGTTCATGTAGATCCCCACGGCGTTGCCCACCACCAGGTTGATGTAGGACATCACCAGGATGGTCGGCGGGAAGAAGGTCTCCAGCCAGAGGGGGCGGAAGATCAGCCAGAAGATGAAGAGCGCCCAGAGGATGGGGTTGATGAGGAAGGTGAGGAAGGTCCCCCCGATCATCATCTGGAAACCCCAGAAGGCCCGGCCGCCGATCCGGCGGTACTGCTGCACCGGTCGGCGCATGTGGACCAGATAGGTCTGCATGTATCCCTTGATCCACCTGGAACGCTGGCGGATCCAGTTGTAGACCCGGCTGTTGGCCTCCTCGTAGGTGGTGGCGTTCACCGTGGCCACCCGCAGGTTGTGCGCGCCCGCCCGGACCCCCAGATCGGCGTCCTCGGTGACGTTGAAGGGATCCCATCCCCCCAGCTCCTTGAGGACATCGGTCTTGAAGTGGTTCGACGTCCCCCCCAGCGGGATGGGCAGCTTGAGCCGCTCGATACCGGGGAGCATGTAGTCGAACCAGTAGGAGTACTCCAGGGTGAACATCCTGGTGAGGAGGTTCTGGTCGCGGTTGAAGTAGTTCAGCGCCGCCTGGACGCAGATCAGGTTGGCGGGCCCCTTGCGGAAGGCCACCACCACCTTCTTGAGCTGGTCCGGTTCGGGGATATCCTCGGCGTCGTAGATGGTGAGGTACTCCCCGCGGGCGAAGAGCAGCCCGTAGTTGCAGGCCTTGGGCTTGGTCTTGGGCTGGGCGTAGGGGACACGGATGATCTCGAAGTGCGCCGGGGGCTGCTCCCGGTGGAGCGCCTCCAGGGTCTCCTCGTCCTCCTCCTCCAGGAGTAACTTGACATCCAGCTTGCCTGTGGGGTAGTCGAGAGCCTTCAGGGATTCCACCAGGGGAGCCACCACCTCGGGCTCGCGGTACATGGGCAGCAGCACCGTGTAGAACGGCAGGCTCTCGTCGTCCAGCGCGGCCACCTCCTCGTCGGAGACCTGCTCGTTGATCTCCGTGTAGGCGCCGGCCATGGAGGCCGCGAACTTGAAGCCGATGGAGATGAGGTAGAAGATATTGATCAGCGCAAAGAGCGACAGCAGCAGCGCCCGGGGGAAGGCCCAGAGGCCGAAGAGCCCGAAGGAGAGCAGCAGGTAGATCGCCGCGAACTGCCGGGAGGTGAAGGGTTCGATGGCCGATTCGTCGGGGTTGCGGTAGAAGAGCCCCATGACGCTCTCGTCGAGATACTCCCTGTGGAAGAGCGCCCGCAGCGCCCGGGTCATGTCACGTTCGCTGGCCACCAGCCGCTCCACCTGCATCCCCGTTTTGCGGGCGATCTCCTCCATGGGCTCGTCCCACTCGGGATGGGAGCTCACCACATAGAGGGTGCCGTCCTCCTGTTTCACCGGCAGCACACTGTACCGCCGGAGGCAGGCCTCGCCCACCGACTGGACGACCATCTGCAGGGTGGCGTCGTCGGGGGGCATCACCGTCGGGTCGTGGTAGGGCACCCCAAAGGCCTCGGAGAGCGCCATGGCCAGCTGGAGGCTGTTGACCTTCCCCAGGGCCAGCAGGATGTTCCCCAGCGCCGTCCGCCAGGTCTTCTGCTTCTCCAGGGCCTCCTCCAGGTCGGCAGGGCTGATATAGCCGCCCTCCACCAGCACCTCGCCGAGCCGTCTAGGCATGCCGGGGATCCCTCCGGTGCGGTGCGGAAGGCAGGCGCAGCACCGTCATTCCCCGCTCTCCTCTTCGCTCTTTTTCTTGAAAAAGAGCAGCTTGGCGAACAGCACCGTCACCAGCACCCAGGCCGCCAGCAGGATATAGCCCCGGTAGCGGTGCCAGATCCGCTCCCCCGTGGCCTTGAGGCTGTCCTCCAGCCGGGTGCGCACCTCGGTCTCTCTGCTGTCCATGGCGGCGAAGGCCCCGGGACCGCGGAAGGCCAGCAGGTCTCCCTCCAGCTTGCCGGCATTCGCGGGGTTGGCCATGAAGCGGACCATCTCGCGCACCTTGCCTGTGGAGCTGCCGGTGAGCGACAGCAGCGGCGCACCGTCCACCGCGGCCACCTGGGCCAGGGCCGCCTCGCCGCCGCCTGCGGCCGTCAGCTCCACCACGCCGTCGGGGCCGTCGAACCGGAGGACGCCGCCCTCCGCCGCCAGCGGCAGCGAACGCCGCACCGCGTCAGGCAGGCTGTCGCGGGTGCCGAGAACAATCCGGTAGTCCCGGTTCCCTGCGAGGGCGTCATCGTCCAGAGGCTCCACCCTGGGGAAGAGGTAGACCCCCCTCGGGATAGCGGCGGCTGAAGGAGTAGAGCAGCTCCGCGGCGCTCTTGACGAGATCCATGGAGTTCAGATCACCCAGCAGAATGCTGCCCCTGCCGCCGAGGAAGAGGCCGAAGCTGTCCATGTCCAGCCTCTTCAGGGGGAAGGAGCCGTGGCCGTCCACCGTGCCGCCGGGGAGGAGGCGGGCGCTGTTGGTCCGCCGGGTATAGCGGCACTCGCCGCCTTCGCCGGGATACTCGAAGACCAGACGCAGGCTGTTGCGCAGGGCGACGCCCGTCTCGGCGGGGATGAAGAGCTCGTCGGCCACCCGGCCCGAGCCGCTCAGCAGCCGGCTGCGGAGGAGCCGGCCGTTCCAGTAGGTATCCAGCCGCGCCTGCCTGTCCCTCTCGCCGGCCACGGTGTAGGCGGCCTCGTAGCGGATGGAGAGATCCTCCGGCGGCGTCTCCAGCAGTCCCGGGTGGATGGGGATCTCCAGGGGGACCGACTGGTAGCCGCCGCCCTCCAGGTCGCCGGGGAGGGGCAGAACCTCCCTGCGGGTCCCCAGGTCGCCGGAGCGGCCGAAGGTGATGTTCCGGGCCGCCGCCGCCGTGAAGAGGGGTAGATTGGCGAGCTGCCGCACCAGCATCTCCAGGTCCTCGGCGGTCCTGCCGTGGAGCACCAGGTCCTGCGGGCCGTGGAGGGCGTAGCCGTAGTCCACGGTCTGCTCGCAGGGGAGGCACTCCGTGCCCGTGGTCACCCAGAGGCGCGGCGCGTGGCGGTCGGTCTCCACCTCCCGGGCGTAGAGGAGGTAGACCGGAAAGTAGGCGAAACGCTTCTGGAAAAAGGCGTAGACCCAGACCCCCGCGGCGATCTCCGCGGGCGCCGGGTTGTCGGGGAGCACCACATAGAGTCCGCCCGCCAGGGAGTGGAGGAAGTCGTCCACCGTCTGCGGCGACGGTGTCCGGTAGGAGAGGCTGAGGCGGCTCCGGCCGGACACCCGGTAGGAGAGCGCCCCCCGGGCGAGGTCGCGGCAGAGGTCGTCGGTGGCGAAGAGGTTGGGCTCTACAGCGGCCTCCAGGTACCGGCCCTCCAGGAGACGGGGCGGCAGGGGGAGGGCTACCTCCGGGTTGTCCCAGAGGCGTTCCGCGGTGTGCTCCGCCGCCGCGTCGCCGTTGATCCTAAAGAGGAAGGAGCTCTCCGGATCCAGCGACGGCGACGGTTCGATCCGCCAGTGGAGCCGGCTCCCCTCGCGGTATTCCACCCGGGGCAGGGGATAGAACACCCTCAGGGATGTCCGGGGCCCCTCACGGGTTGTCGAGGCTGGGTAACCCAGCCGGCGCATGTTGATGTCGGTCCCGGCCGCCTCGCCGGCCGTGGGGTACAACAGAACAGAAAGCGGAACGAGGAGCACCGCCAGCAGGATCGCAGGCTGCCGCAACGCAGATGTCATTGGTCTCCCTCCAGGTTTGGTCTTGTCGTTCCCGTGCACAGATATGGACATTCCTATTGTAATGGTCTAGAGTTGTTTTGAGAAGCAACGCAGCGCAGGAAAACCGGGAGGCGCGTCATGGATCGCAGACGGCGCGCCTCCCGGGACCAGATCTTCCGGGAGGTGCGGTGATGAACAGGGGATGGACGGTCATACTGGCGGCGGTGGTGGTAGCGGTCTTCGCGGGCTGCGCCGGGGCGTCCGCGGCGATCACGGAGACACCGGAGTACCGAAAGAGCCTGGCCCTGCGCTGGCTGGGGCAGCACTCCGGCGCCCCCTGGGCCTACAAGGCGCTGGGCTTCGCCGAGTTCGACCTGGGGCACTACGAGGCGGCGGCCGAGGCCTTCCGGAGCGCGCTGCGCTCCGCGCCGGAGGATGCCAACGCCCTCGCCGGCCTGGGCTACAGCTACATGGAGCTCCAGCGGCCGCAGAAGGCGCTGACGGTCTTCCGGCGTCTCCACCAGGTGGCCCCGGAGCGCACCGACTACGCGACCCTGGGCTATATCCACAGACTGCTGGAACGGCCGGCCGAGGCGGCGGCGCACTACCGCCGGGCCATCGCGGCGGACCCCGACAACCCGGATCTCTGGAACGGTCTGGCCTACAGCTACAACGACCTGGAGCGCTACGGCGACGCCG includes:
- a CDS encoding glycosyltransferase, producing MPRRLGEVLVEGGYISPADLEEALEKQKTWRTALGNILLALGKVNSLQLAMALSEAFGVPYHDPTVMPPDDATLQMVVQSVGEACLRRYSVLPVKQEDGTLYVVSSHPEWDEPMEEIARKTGMQVERLVASERDMTRALRALFHREYLDESVMGLFYRNPDESAIEPFTSRQFAAIYLLLSFGLFGLWAFPRALLLSLFALINIFYLISIGFKFAASMAGAYTEINEQVSDEEVAALDDESLPFYTVLLPMYREPEVVAPLVESLKALDYPTGKLDVKLLLEEEDEETLEALHREQPPAHFEIIRVPYAQPKTKPKACNYGLLFARGEYLTIYDAEDIPEPDQLKKVVVAFRKGPANLICVQAALNYFNRDQNLLTRMFTLEYSYWFDYMLPGIERLKLPIPLGGTSNHFKTDVLKELGGWDPFNVTEDADLGVRAGAHNLRVATVNATTYEEANSRVYNWIRQRSRWIKGYMQTYLVHMRRPVQQYRRIGGRAFWGFQMMIGGTFLTFLINPILWALFIFWLIFRPLWLETFFPPTILVMSYINLVVGNAVGIYMNMLAVFRRDQFQLTLYALVNPFYWILHSIAAYKALWQLFTKPFYWEKTVHGLAKK
- a CDS encoding cellulose biosynthesis cyclic di-GMP-binding regulatory protein BcsB, which translates into the protein MTSALRQPAILLAVLLVPLSVLLYPTAGEAAGTDINMRRLGYPASTTREGPRTSLRVFYPLPRVEYREGSRLHWRIEPSPSLDPESSFLFRINGDAAAEHTAERLWDNPEVALPLPPRLLEGRYLEAAVEPNLFATDDLCRDLARGALSYRVSGRSRLSLSYRTPSPQTVDDFLHSLAGGLYVVLPDNPAPAEIAAGVWVYAFFQKRFAYFPVYLLYAREVETDRHAPRLWVTTGTECLPCEQTVDYGYALHGPQDLVLHGRTAEDLEMLVRQLANLPLFTAAAARNITFGRSGDLGTRREVLPLPGDLEGGGYQSVPLEIPIHPGLLETPPEDLSIRYEAAYTVAGERDRQARLDTYWNGRLLRSRLLSGSGRVADELFIPAETGVALRNSLRLVFEYPGEGGECRYTRRTNSARLLPGGTVDGHGSFPLKRLDMDSFGLFLGGRGSILLGDLNSMDLVKSAAELLYSFSRRYPEGGLPLPQGGASGR